The sequence below is a genomic window from Sorangiineae bacterium MSr12523.
CGTGCACGGCTCGGAGAAGATGGAAATCCTGCGTCCCTTCGCCAGCGCAGGCACCGTGTACACCACGGCGACCGTCCGCGACATCTACGACATGCGCAAGTTCGCCTACGTGGTCCTGGACATGGAGACGAAGAACGAGCAGGACGAGGTTGTCTGCAAGACGACATCGAACATCATTTTCCGCGGCGAGGGCGGGTTCGGCGGAAAGCCGCTGCCCAAGGAAGAAGTGCCCTACGCCGCGCCGAAGGATCGCCCGGCGGATTTTCGCATCGAGGAGAAGACCTCGGAAGAGCAGGCACTGCTCTATCGCCTCTCGGGTGACCGCAATCCGCTGCATGCCGATCCGGAGTTCGCCGCGAGCGTCGGGTTCGAGCGCGGGCCAATTTTGCACGGGCTCTGCACCTTCGGGTACATGGTCCGCCACGCGGCAAAGGGCGCGTGCGGGGGAGATGCGTCGAAGCTCACCGCATTCAACGCGCAGTTCCGGCGTCCGGTTTGGCCGGGCGATACGCTCGTCACCGAAGGCTGGATCGTGGCACCAGGCGGCGTTGCGCTCAGCGTCTCCGTGAAGGAGCGCGGCGAAACGGTGCTGACGAGCGCCTGGGCAAGCTTCGACGCGGGTTGACTGGAGTAAACGAGGAAGAAGACATGGCCAAGCTAACCAAATCGATTGTCATCGTCGGCG
It includes:
- a CDS encoding MaoC family protein — protein: MSLDLDIVGKPSEPSKRIYSWQDTVLYALGIGATKDELDYLYEGRGPKVYPSFAVVPKIDLMFDFLAKSGGNMAMVVHGSEKMEILRPFASAGTVYTTATVRDIYDMRKFAYVVLDMETKNEQDEVVCKTTSNIIFRGEGGFGGKPLPKEEVPYAAPKDRPADFRIEEKTSEEQALLYRLSGDRNPLHADPEFAASVGFERGPILHGLCTFGYMVRHAAKGACGGDASKLTAFNAQFRRPVWPGDTLVTEGWIVAPGGVALSVSVKERGETVLTSAWASFDAG